One Campylobacter sputorum genomic window, AAATACTCACACTCATTTAGAATTTAGCTCAAATAAAACCTCCTTTGTTTATGGTGATTTTTTAAAATGGGTTGAAAGTATTGTAAAATCACGAGATAATTTAAGCAAAGAAGCAAATAATAAACTTATAGAAAAAACTATAAAATCTATAATGAAAAGTGGCGTTTGCACTATAGGCGAAATTTCAAGTTTTGGCATAGATTTGGAAATTTGTGCAAACTCACAAGCTAGAATTGTATTTTTTAATGAAATTTTGGGTGCGAATGATAAAATTTGTAGCGAAAATTGGGATAAATTTATAAATAGATTTAATGCTAGTTTAAAATATAAAAATGATAAATTTATACCGGCTATTTCAGTTCATTCGCCATATTCAACACATCCAAAACTTACAAAAAAAGCGTGCGAATTTGCTAAAAAAAACTCTCTTTTAATGTCTGTGCATTTCTTAGAAAGCAATCATGAAAAAAATTGGCTAACAAAAGGCAGCGGTGGATTTAAAAAATGGCTTTTAAATTTCAACAAAAATCCAGAGCCTATGTATAATATAGATAGTTTTTTAAAATATTTTAAGGATATAAAAACACTTTTTACGCATTGCGTTTATGTGGATGATTTTTCTAAATTTGATAAAAAAATGCACTCTATAACGCATTGTGCCTTTTCAAATAGACTTCTTAGCAAAAAAACACTAAATTTAAAAAAATTAATTTTAAGTGAAATTAAACCAAATATCGGCACAGACGGACTTAGTTCAAATATAAGTTTAAATTTTTTTGATGAACTAAGAGCAAATTTACTGATACATGATGATTTTGATTTACATAAATTGGCTGAAATTTTATGGATAAGTTCAACAATAAACGCAGCAAATGCACTAAATTTAAACAGCGGCTTACTAAGTGTTGGAAGATTAGCTGATATTGCTGTTTATGAAAATTTAGAGTGTGAAGATAGCGAACTTTTACTTCAGCTTATATTACAGACAAAAGAGGTAAAAAAACTTTTCGTAGGAGGAGATGAATGCAGTTTTTAAAGGCTATTTTTGCACCTATTAGATGGATTTTTGAATTTATAAACAAATATTTCAAAACATTTGTTTTTTTGTTAGTTGTCTATATAGTATTTTATAGTGGAGAAAATAAAGATACAACAAACGCAAACTTAAAAGAGATATCATTGCAAGGTGCGATAATATCAAGTTTTGATATATTAAAAGAGATTAAAGACGCACAAGATGATGAAAATATAAAAGGCGTTTTGTTTGTAGTCGATAGTCCAGGAGGTGCATTAAGTCCAAGCGTAGAGATATCGCTAGCCATAAAATCATTAAACCAAACAAAACCCGTTTTGGTTTATGCAACAGGAACTATGGCAAGTGGAAGCTATCTAAGTAGTATTTGGGCTAGTAAAATTTATGCAAATCCAGGTAGTTTTATAGGCTCAATTGGTGTTATTATGCAAGGATTTAATATAAGTGAATTAGCAAAAAAAGTTGGCATTAGCGACCAGACGATAAGTGCAGGAGAATACAAGCAAAGTGGCACAATTATGCGTGAGTGGAATCAAAAAGAAAAAGTAGCACTTCAAGAACTAGTAGATAAAAGCTATAATTTTTTTGTTAATGAAGTTGCAAATGCTAGAAAACTAGATATAAATAAAAAAGATGAGTGGGCTAACGCTAGAGTTTTTTTAGGAGCTGACGCACTAAAACTTGGACTTATAGATAAAATTTCAAACTATTATGAAGCAAGGAATGAACTTGCAAAAATGAGTGGAGTTAGTAACCCATCTTGGAAAGAAAAATCAAATTATGATAAATTTATAGACTCACTTTCAAAACAAAGCACAAAATTGATGATGGATATCTTAACTCCACGCATTATGTGAATTAAATTTTTAAACTAACACAAAATCTTTTTGGAGAGTTTTTTATGCAAATCTCTCCATCATGAGCCTTTATTATCTGTTTGCAAAGGCTTAATCCTAGCCCATTTCCTTTTAATTTTGTTGTTTTAAATGGCTCAAAAAGTATATTATCATCTTCTATATCAACTCCGCTATCTTGCACTTCAAACTCATAAGTGGCAGAAGCAAGGAATGAACTTGCAAAAATGAGTGGAGTTAGTAATCCATCTTGGAAAGAAAAATCAAATTATGATAAATTTATAGACTCACTTTCAAAACAAAGCACAAAATTGATGATGGATATTTTAGCTCCACGCATTATGTGAATTAAATTTTTAAACTAACACAAAATCTTTTTGGAGAGTTTTTTATGCAAATCTCTCCATCGTGAGCTTTTATTATCTGTTTGCAAAGGCTTAATCCTAGCCCATTTCCTTTTAATTTTGTTGTTTTAAATGGCTCAAAAAGTATATTATCATCTTCTATATCAACTCCACTATCTTGCACTTCAAACTCATAAGTGGCATTAGTTTTATAAAAATTTATCTCAACTTTTCCATTATCACTATCATCGCTTTCTATAGCATCAATTGCATTAAAAATTAAATTTTGAAATACCATAGAAAGCAGGTCTTTATCACCAACATAAGGGCAACTTTCAAATTTAAACTCAAACGATATATTTTTTGAATATGTGTATAATTTAACAACATCTTCGCACTCGTTTTTTAAAGAAATGAGATCAAATTTATATTTGTTTGGTACAACTCCTTTTGTGAAAAGTAGTGTTGCTTTTATGATACGCTCAACTCTCCAAATAGCCTTTTGCATCTCTTCTAATATCGGTTTATTTTTATCATCAATTCTTTTTAAAAGAGTTGATGAAAGTAGGGCAATTGAACCTATAGGATTTCTTATCTCGTGAGCAAGATGAGCCGAAACTTGCCCCATAGATGCTAATCTTTCACTTCTTTTTTCATTTGTTATATCATTTGCAGAGATTATAGTTTTGTCATCTTTTTGTTTTATAATAACTTGAAAATATGACGCTTTTAAATTTATTTCTTGTCTTGGTTCTTTTAAATTTATAAGTTCAAGCAAAGATCCTAAACTCTCAGCTTCGCTATTTTGCAAAAATACACTTCCATCTTTATTTATAACCCAAAGAGCAGTTGGAAGTGCTTCTACTATGCTTTTTATAAAACTTTGCAAACTAATATATGATTCATTTAATGCTTTATACTCTTTTTCTATCAAATAAGTCTGCTCTATGAGATTTTCTAAACTATTTTTTATATCTTTGTTGTTATTCATAGCAATTCCTTAAAATTTTCTATACTAAAAAGTGTAATATTTTCATTTTTTTCTTTTAAAAGCTCATTACTAAAACCATTTTTTGAAATCAAAACTATTTTTGCTGGCTTTATGTTTATTTTATCGCATTTTTTTAGTAGTATATTTACAATATTTTTACAAATTTTTTTATTTTTATATTTTACTTCACCAACTATATAGCCTATTTTGGATTTTATAAATATATCTATCTCGATATCTTTATCCCAGTAACTTACTATCTCAAATGGTGGGATTTTAAGCCTATTTGCTATGATTTCTTTAGCAAGAAGTTCAAATGGTAAGCTTGCATAATTATCAAAATCTTGCATTATAATTTCCATCATCAAATCATATTTGCCAAGCTCGATTAACTTTAAATTTGGCTCTATAAATCTAAACCAAAATCTTGTAAAATTGTTCTTAAAATGTAGTTTATCTTCTATGGTGTATCTTCTTAGTTCTTTTTTTATCTTTTCTTTTTTATCTTTTATGATAGGTTTTTCACTACTTTTTTCTATGTAAATAAGATCGCTAAAAAGTATATTTGTATAGATAATATGTGCTAATCCTCTTGGAAAAAGCTTAAAAACATAGTTTTGTTTTCTATCATTTTTAGATAACTTATAAAGTGCTTTTGATATAAGTTTTTGATGTTTGTTATCAAAATAAAATCTTTTTTTTAGTTCATCAACTTTATATAAAATTTCATATCTAATAGCCTCAAATATATCATAATACTTTGGAGTTATTTCATATGCATCAAATACAAAATGAAATTCTATCAAAGAATGTATATCTAAATGTTTATGCGTTTGATAAGTGGATTTTAAAGTATAAATTTTCATACTCCTTTCGTGTATTTTAACATATTTTTGTTATAATTTTCCAATTTTTAAAAAGATTGGAAAAGATATTGACTTTTGAAGATTTAAGAAAAGATATTATATTAAAAGATGGAATTTATTATTTTGATTTTACAGCATCTGGACTTGCTTGCAAGAGTGTAGAAAAGCAAATTTCATCGATACTTTTAACATATGCAAACACGCATTCTGAATGTTCAAGTTGTGCAAGAACAACAACACAGTATTATGAAAAAGCTAGAAGAGAGATTAAAAAACTACTTGAGTTAAATGATGAATTTTACCTTATGCCTTGTGGATACGGCTCAAGTGCGGCTATGAAAAAATTTCAAGAACTGCTTGGAATTTATATTCCACCAATGTTAAGAAATAGACTAAACATAAAAAATAGCGACATAAAAAATATACCTCTTTTTATAATCGGTCCTTATGAACATCATTCAAATGAAGTGAGTGCAAGATTGGCTCTTTGTGAGTGTGTTAGAATAAAATTTGATAATAATAAAAATGTCGATATGAATATGCTTGAAGATGTACTTAAAAAAAATCAAAATAGAGAGATAATTGCAAGTTTTAATGTCGCTTCAAATGTTACTGGAATTTTTAGTAACTATAAAGAAATATATAAGCTTATTAAAAAATATAATGGTATTTTAGCTCTTGATAGTTCTACTTATAGCCCATATGGAAATTTAGATTGTAATTTTTATGATGCTATGTTTTTATCTCCTCATAAATTAATAGGTGGTATTGGAAGTTCTGGTTTGCTTATAATAAAAAAAGAACTTTGCAAAAGCAATCTCCCAACTTTTGCAGGAGGTGGCACTGTTTCATATGTAAGTAGAATTTCGCAAAGTTTTACTCATGATAAAGAGCAACTAGAGCAGGGCGGAACACCTGGAATAATCCAGCTTATAAGGGCTCATCTTGCTTATAAGATAAGAAATCAATTGGGATTTGAAAATATAAAAAATAAAGAGTTAGAGCTAAAAAGTTATTTTGAGCCAAAATTTGAAAGTATAAAAAATATCATTACATATTATCCAAAAAACCAATCACGATTGCCTATTTATTCTTTTAATTTTAAAGATAAATCTCCTTATGATATAACAGAAATTTTAAGCAATAAATTTGGCATCCAAGCAAGAGCAGGGTGTGCTTGTGCTGGTCCATATGGTCATGATTTATTAAATTTACAAGATGATGGATATTTTAAAGAGCGTCCCGGCTTTGTTAGGATAGGATTACATTACACGCATAATAAAGATGATCTGGATTATTTACTTGGTGCTTTAAATGATATTTCTAATTATTAGCCTTTTTTTGATATAATCTTACTTTTTAAATTTAAAAAAGGATTTACTGTATGAAAAAAATTTTACATATTGCGTCTTTACTGCTTTTATCAAATATTGTTTTTGCTGCAGAAACTTATGTTATAGAAGCTAAAGGTGAATTTGGAAAAGAGCTTCAAAATTTGATACAAAAATATGCTAAAGATCAAAATGTAAGCATAAACACTTATGAACGCTCACAAGCACCGGCATCTACTGGTGGCGGGATTAGTTTTGGTGTAAATACAAACTATGCATACGATGTTAATAGGGGAGAAGAGCTATATAAAGCAAACTGTTTTAGCTGTCATGGAGAAAAAGGCACAAAAAGAGCTATGGGAACATCTAAGAAATTAAGCCAAATAAGTGCAGAAGAGATAGAATCTTCTTTTAGAGCCTATCAAGTAGATAGCGATCATGGCGGAAATTATAGAGATCTTATGAGACCAATTGCATTTAAAACTTCAAATCCAGAACTTGGTTCTATAATCGCTTATCTAAAAGGTCCAAATGCTTTGCAAAAAAGTGGTGCAAAAAACGAAAATAAAGATATACAAACAACGCCTACTCCACAAGGAAGTTATTTAAAATAAACTTTGAATATTTTTCAGTCAAAGCGAATTTAAATTTTGATATAATACCTTAAAATTTATTAAATTTTAAGGTATAAAATGAAAAATATTAAACTTATATCACATCCATTAATTGAACATAAACTAAGTTTTTTAAGAGATAAAAACACAGATCCTTTTCAGTTTCGCTTATTGGTTGATGAGATAACTTATTTGATGTTGTTTGAAGCTTGTAGTGATTTTGAACTAAAAGACACAACTATAAAAACTCCAATTTGCGAAACAAAATCAAAAAAACTAAAAACAAAAGTAACTATTTGTCCTATTTTAAGAGCTGCACTTGGTATGCTAGATGGTGTATTTAGGCTTATTCCAGATGCTAGTGTTGGTTTTTTAGGATTTCAAAGAAATGAAAAAACATTACAAGCTGAATTTTACTACTCAAAATTGCCAAAAGATGTTGAAAAAAATATAGTCATCATAATAGATCCTATGTTTGCAACAGGTTCTACTGCTATAAGTGCAGTTAAGCACTTAAAAGAGCAAGGCGTTAAAGACATTAAATTTATATCTTTAATAGCAGCACCGCAAGGAATTGAGAAATTTAGCAAAATTTATCCAGATGTTGATGTTTATTTGGCAGCTATTGATGAAAAATTAAACGAAAAAGGTTATATAGTTCCTGGACTTGGCGATGCTGGAGATAGGATATTTAATACATTATAAAAAGGATAAAAAATGCCACTTTTAGATAGTTTTAAAGTTGATCACACGAAAATGAATGCACCAGGAGTTAGGCTTGCTAAAACAATGAAAACGCCAAAAGGTGATGATATAAGTGTTTTTGATCTTAGATTTTGCAAACCAAATGTAGATATTTTGCCACCAAAAGGAATGCATACATTAGAGCATCTTTTTGCAGGTTTTATGAGAGAGCATTTAAATTCAAATAGTGTTGAAATTATAGATATTTCGCCTATGGGATGTAGAACTGGCTTTTATATGAGTCTTATAGGCATACCTTGTGAAGAAGAAGTTATAAATGCTTGGAGTAAAAGTATGAAAGATGTTTTAGATGTAAAAACACAAAATGATATACCCGAGCTAAACAAATACCAATGCGGTAGCTACGAAATGCACTCTCTTAGTGAGGCAAAAAATATCGCAAAAAATATTTTAGATGCAAAAATTTGCATTATAAATAACGAAGAAATTAAACTAAATATCATTTAAATTTAGTTTAATTTATAAATGAATTATTTTAATTACAATATTTATTTATATTGTAATTAAAATACCCAAAATAAACTACATTTCATTTAAATAAGTTCTGTTTTTATTACACTACAATTTAAAATTAAGAATACTTTTGATAAGATAATGGTTTATAAAAAATTAATATAAGGTAAAAATTTGTTTAAGTTAAACACAATTAATAAAAAAATTATCATTAGTATGGTTATTGTTCTTTTTGTAAGCTTTTTTATTCTTTTTATTATGATACAAAGAGAGTTTTATAATTTTACTAGAAATGCTAGTGAGGATAACTTAAATATGTTAAGTATGTCCATATATCAAACAGTAAAAACATCTATGAATACTGGAGATCCAGCCATTATAGAAAAAACTGTAAATGAAGCTAGTAGTATAAAAGGTGTTGAAAATTTAAACATATACCCATCAAAAGCAGTTATAGAAACTTTTGGATTAAAAGAAATTGTATTAAATGATGAAATAATAAAAAATCAGTTTATAAAACCAAATAATCTAAATTTACAATCCAAAGATGATAATGGAAGCTCTCATTTAAGGCTTGTAAGACCATTTTTGGCAAAAGATGAGTGTCTTATGTGTCATACATCTTCTAAAAAAGGAGATGTTTTAGGAGTTATGGATTTGTCATATTCTTATGATAAAATAGATGATGATATAGCAAAAAACTCATATAAATTTATATTAATAATATTAATAGCTTTTGTTATCACAATAGCCATTTTGATTTTTGTTTTAAAAAAAGTTGTTATAAAACCGATACTAGAACTTCTTAGTAAGGCAAAAAATTTATCAAGTGGAAATGGCGATTTAAGCGCTAGAATAAGCATAAAAAGTAGTGATGAAATAGGGCAGAGTTGCCAAAATATAAACTCTTTTATATCAAGCATTCAAAAAATCATTTCTACTGCTAAAACTAGTGCAA contains:
- a CDS encoding sensor histidine kinase, whose translation is MNNNKDIKNSLENLIEQTYLIEKEYKALNESYISLQSFIKSIVEALPTALWVINKDGSVFLQNSEAESLGSLLELINLKEPRQEINLKASYFQVIIKQKDDKTIISANDITNEKRSERLASMGQVSAHLAHEIRNPIGSIALLSSTLLKRIDDKNKPILEEMQKAIWRVERIIKATLLFTKGVVPNKYKFDLISLKNECEDVVKLYTYSKNISFEFKFESCPYVGDKDLLSMVFQNLIFNAIDAIESDDSDNGKVEINFYKTNATYEFEVQDSGVDIEDDNILFEPFKTTKLKGNGLGLSLCKQIIKAHDGEICIKNSPKRFCVSLKI
- the sppA gene encoding signal peptide peptidase SppA; the encoded protein is MQFLKAIFAPIRWIFEFINKYFKTFVFLLVVYIVFYSGENKDTTNANLKEISLQGAIISSFDILKEIKDAQDDENIKGVLFVVDSPGGALSPSVEISLAIKSLNQTKPVLVYATGTMASGSYLSSIWASKIYANPGSFIGSIGVIMQGFNISELAKKVGISDQTISAGEYKQSGTIMREWNQKEKVALQELVDKSYNFFVNEVANARKLDINKKDEWANARVFLGADALKLGLIDKISNYYEARNELAKMSGVSNPSWKEKSNYDKFIDSLSKQSTKLMMDILTPRIM
- a CDS encoding ATP-binding protein, whose product is MQDSGVDIEDDNILFEPFKTTKLKGNGLGLSLCKQIIKAHDGEICIKNSPKRFCVSLKI
- a CDS encoding aminotransferase class V-fold PLP-dependent enzyme, which translates into the protein MTFEDLRKDIILKDGIYYFDFTASGLACKSVEKQISSILLTYANTHSECSSCARTTTQYYEKARREIKKLLELNDEFYLMPCGYGSSAAMKKFQELLGIYIPPMLRNRLNIKNSDIKNIPLFIIGPYEHHSNEVSARLALCECVRIKFDNNKNVDMNMLEDVLKKNQNREIIASFNVASNVTGIFSNYKEIYKLIKKYNGILALDSSTYSPYGNLDCNFYDAMFLSPHKLIGGIGSSGLLIIKKELCKSNLPTFAGGGTVSYVSRISQSFTHDKEQLEQGGTPGIIQLIRAHLAYKIRNQLGFENIKNKELELKSYFEPKFESIKNIITYYPKNQSRLPIYSFNFKDKSPYDITEILSNKFGIQARAGCACAGPYGHDLLNLQDDGYFKERPGFVRIGLHYTHNKDDLDYLLGALNDISNY
- the upp gene encoding uracil phosphoribosyltransferase, with the protein product MKNIKLISHPLIEHKLSFLRDKNTDPFQFRLLVDEITYLMLFEACSDFELKDTTIKTPICETKSKKLKTKVTICPILRAALGMLDGVFRLIPDASVGFLGFQRNEKTLQAEFYYSKLPKDVEKNIVIIIDPMFATGSTAISAVKHLKEQGVKDIKFISLIAAPQGIEKFSKIYPDVDVYLAAIDEKLNEKGYIVPGLGDAGDRIFNTL
- the luxS gene encoding S-ribosylhomocysteine lyase gives rise to the protein MPLLDSFKVDHTKMNAPGVRLAKTMKTPKGDDISVFDLRFCKPNVDILPPKGMHTLEHLFAGFMREHLNSNSVEIIDISPMGCRTGFYMSLIGIPCEEEVINAWSKSMKDVLDVKTQNDIPELNKYQCGSYEMHSLSEAKNIAKNILDAKICIINNEEIKLNII
- a CDS encoding c-type cytochrome, which encodes MKKILHIASLLLLSNIVFAAETYVIEAKGEFGKELQNLIQKYAKDQNVSINTYERSQAPASTGGGISFGVNTNYAYDVNRGEELYKANCFSCHGEKGTKRAMGTSKKLSQISAEEIESSFRAYQVDSDHGGNYRDLMRPIAFKTSNPELGSIIAYLKGPNALQKSGAKNENKDIQTTPTPQGSYLK
- a CDS encoding DUF234 domain-containing protein; protein product: MKIYTLKSTYQTHKHLDIHSLIEFHFVFDAYEITPKYYDIFEAIRYEILYKVDELKKRFYFDNKHQKLISKALYKLSKNDRKQNYVFKLFPRGLAHIIYTNILFSDLIYIEKSSEKPIIKDKKEKIKKELRRYTIEDKLHFKNNFTRFWFRFIEPNLKLIELGKYDLMMEIIMQDFDNYASLPFELLAKEIIANRLKIPPFEIVSYWDKDIEIDIFIKSKIGYIVGEVKYKNKKICKNIVNILLKKCDKINIKPAKIVLISKNGFSNELLKEKNENITLFSIENFKELL
- the mqnF gene encoding aminofutalosine deaminase family hydrolase translates to MKIIKAKKILNFENGFKVLQNKAIAFDKTIIQIDDFEKLKNKYKNAIIIDCSNDIIAPCFINTHTHLEFSSNKTSFVYGDFLKWVESIVKSRDNLSKEANNKLIEKTIKSIMKSGVCTIGEISSFGIDLEICANSQARIVFFNEILGANDKICSENWDKFINRFNASLKYKNDKFIPAISVHSPYSTHPKLTKKACEFAKKNSLLMSVHFLESNHEKNWLTKGSGGFKKWLLNFNKNPEPMYNIDSFLKYFKDIKTLFTHCVYVDDFSKFDKKMHSITHCAFSNRLLSKKTLNLKKLILSEIKPNIGTDGLSSNISLNFFDELRANLLIHDDFDLHKLAEILWISSTINAANALNLNSGLLSVGRLADIAVYENLECEDSELLLQLILQTKEVKKLFVGGDECSF